Part of the Methylovirgula sp. 4M-Z18 genome is shown below.
AACACGATCGGCACCGCAATCTCATCTTCTGTTGCCCAGCGTCCGAGCGGCATTTGTTTCAGGAACGGTCCACCGATCTCTGGCCGGCCCCAGTAGAATTCGGACATTTCTGTCATAACGACGGTCGGGTTCACGCTGTTCACGCGGATATTGTATTTGCCGAGCTCCAGCGCGGAAACACGAGTGATGTTGTCGAGCGCTGCCTTGGACGAGCCGTAGGAAATATGACCGGACAGCGCCACAAGAGAGGCTTGGCTCGAAACGTTGACGATCGACCCACCCCTACCGTTGCGGATCATCGATTGGGAAGCATATTTGATGACGAGCAACGCGCCGCGCGCATTGACATTGATCACATGGTCGAAAACGGCGATGTCGGTTTCCATCGGCGTGGCAATCTCGCCGCCAAACCCACCGCAATTGACAACGCCCCAAATGTCGGTTCCTCCAAGCGCCGCTCGAACGCTCTCTTCCGATGCCAGGTCAAACGGCAAGGTTTTGCAGCCCGTTTCGGCTGCGAGCGTGTTCAGCGCGTCGACCGAGCGGCCGCTGGCATAAACGACAGCGCCCGCCTCGACCAATCGGCGCACGGTTGCACCGCCTATGCCGCCGCTTGCGCCGGTGACGAGCACGGGTTTTCCTTGAAGACCCCACATGGCATTATTTCCCTGTTTACCCTCTGCCGGCCTTTATGGCGGTCTGGCCAAAGGTCATTTCATGACATACTGAAAGTTGTCGCGGTCGGCGCCTGACCACTCGGGCCCGACCTTCGCCGCTAGCCGCCAATCATCAGTTTCACGACCTCGTCGTGGTTCGTCTCTGAGATCTTGCGCTCTCCCGCGACAATGCCACGCCGAAGTACGACAATGCGGTCGGAGACGGCGAAAATGTCCTGCAGATTGTGGGAGATGAAAATCACGCCCCTCCCTTGTGCCTTCAGCGACTGAATGAGAGCGACGACCTTGCGTTGCTCTGGCACGCCAAGGGCCGCGGTTGGCTCGTCCATGATCAAGATCTTGGCATTCCAGTACACGGCGCGGCCGATGGCCACGGCTTGGCGCTGGCCACCCGAAAAGTTGCTGACCGGTGCGTCGAGGCGCTTCACATGGAAATCCAGAAGGGCCATCGTGTTCTCGGCGGCTTTGGCCATAGCTTTGCGATCGAGAACGGGCAGAAACCCGAACATCCGCTTCATCGGCTCCCTGCCAAGAAAGATATTCGCGCCAATCGTGAGATTGTCGGCCAACGCCAGATCTTGGTAGATTGTCTCGATACCTTTCGCGCGGGCATCCTGTGGCGAGGAAAAGGCGACGGTGCGGCCCTCGATCAGGATCTCCCCCGCCGTCGGCGGATAGACCCCCGAAATCGCCTTGATCATCGTCGTCTTGCCCGCTCCGTTGTCTCCGGCCAACGCGACCACTTCGCCTGGCCTGACGAGCAGGGAGCAACTATCGAGCGCTTTGACTGCACCGAAGTGCTTGGCAAGGTTGCGAACTTCGAGCAGCGGGGTTGCGTTATTCATCCTGCTTTCCTCCGCTAAACCGACGCTGCGCCTGGTCGATCAACACCGAGATGATGATGACGATGCCAACGGCAATGAACTGCCAGAATGGCTCGACGTTCATGAAAACCAGGCCGTATTGAATGACGGCAATCACTAGTGCGCCGGCGACCGTACCGATGATTGTGCCCGAGCCGCCGAAGAGGCTTGCACCGCCGATGACGACGGCTGCAACGCTGTCGAGCAGCAGAGGCTCGCCGGCCTGGGCAGCGCCTGCAGTGAACCGCGCCGCATAGAGTGCGCCACCAAGCCCCGCGCAGACCGCGGAAAGCGTGTAGAGGCGCAAAAGGTGCGACTTGATATCAATGCCGGCGCGGCGGGCAGCCTGCGCATTGGCGCCGACGGCATAGTTATGCTGGCCGAAACGCGTCTGGCTGAGCAAATAGTGCATGATGAGGACGAAAATGATAGTAACCAGAACCAGGTCGGGAAAGCCAAAGAACCGCCCGTTGCCGAGCTCGGCGAAATAAGAATTCTTAACCGGAACCGTCGTACCGCCCGCCAACAGAAACGCGGCACCTCTTGCCACGCCATACATGCCGAGCGTTCCGATGAAGGGCGGCACCTTGAGTCGTGAGATCAAAAGCCCGTTAATGATGCCGGGCACCGCGGCGGCGAGCATCGCTGCAAAAATGCCCACAATCATGGCGACTTCCAGCGGCGTGTAGAGGCCGGCGATGTTCGTGACATGTGCCGCGACTACGGCGGCAAGCCCCATGATGAAGCCCGCCGACAGGTCGATGCCGCCAGAAATGATGACGAATGTCTGCCCGATAGCGAGCAGCAGAGGGGCGACTGCGAAAACCGCCACCGACTGCCAGTTGAAAGAGGAACCGACAAAAGTTCCGCCAAAATCGAGACGCGCCCAGATTTCAAATATGATGATGAGCGCCGCGAGGAAAAGCCACGCGCGCAATTGGGCGATACGCTGAACGACACTTTTACGCACATCCGCATGATCCGCTTGGGGCGCAACATGTGGAATTGTACCGGGAGGTACGATCTGCTGTTTTGGCATCTGTAATTCCGGACAGCGAAAAAGCCGGCGCCCGCAGGCCCCGCTCTTTCCAAGGGTTAATTGAAGCTGGCGGACATCCGGCCTTTTTCAAGCCGGATCCGGTCTCGGCGGCAAATGCTCAATCGGAGTAGATGAATCTGGCGACGGCTGCTTCGGCAACATTCGACTTGTCGATAACCGTGAAGCCGGTACCGATCGCTGTTGGAATGGAATTGCCCGTCAGATGTGCATGGGCGCAAATGACCCCAAAGTAACCGATTTCAGCCGGATGCTGCGCGATGGCGAAGTCGACCAGACCCGATTTCAGGTTGTCGACGATCGAAGTCGGCGCGTCGAAGGCCGCTACCTTGATCTTTCCGGTTTGGCCTGCTTGTTGGACGCCATTTGCTGCGCCGAGCGCGGAGAAAAGATTGGCGCCAAACACACCGTCGAGATCCGGATTACGCGCGAAAACGGCCTGGAGCTGCGATGCGGCCTTGTTCGCGTCGTCGTCGTTAAACTGTGTTTCCAGAACTTTGACGTTTGGATATTTCTTCATCTCGGCCTTGAAGCCCTCTTCGCGCTGGTCAGTGGTCGAGATGCCGGGCTTCACGTTGGAAACGTAGACCTTGCCCTTCTCCCCGATGGCCTTTGCCAGGGCACGTGCAGCGATTGCGCCGCCAAGGACGTTGTCTGAGGCGACATAGGCGAGTGGGAAATCCGCGTCTCCGCTGCCCGTCTGGTATTTGCCGTTGCCGATGAACGTATCGACGGTGATGATCGGAATGCCGGCGTCGGCAGCCTTCTTCATCGGCTGGACGAGCTGGTCCTTGTCCGTCGGCGCAATCAGAATGGCGTCCGGCTTCTTTGCGATGATGGCATCGAGTACAGGAACCTGGGTTAC
Proteins encoded:
- a CDS encoding ATP-binding cassette domain-containing protein produces the protein MNNATPLLEVRNLAKHFGAVKALDSCSLLVRPGEVVALAGDNGAGKTTMIKAISGVYPPTAGEILIEGRTVAFSSPQDARAKGIETIYQDLALADNLTIGANIFLGREPMKRMFGFLPVLDRKAMAKAAENTMALLDFHVKRLDAPVSNFSGGQRQAVAIGRAVYWNAKILIMDEPTAALGVPEQRKVVALIQSLKAQGRGVIFISHNLQDIFAVSDRIVVLRRGIVAGERKISETNHDEVVKLMIGG
- a CDS encoding SDR family oxidoreductase, which produces MWGLQGKPVLVTGASGGIGGATVRRLVEAGAVVYASGRSVDALNTLAAETGCKTLPFDLASEESVRAALGGTDIWGVVNCGGFGGEIATPMETDIAVFDHVINVNARGALLVIKYASQSMIRNGRGGSIVNVSSQASLVALSGHISYGSSKAALDNITRVSALELGKYNIRVNSVNPTVVMTEMSEFYWGRPEIGGPFLKQMPLGRWATEDEIAVPIVFLLGDGASMITGVSLPIDGGFTAC
- a CDS encoding ABC transporter substrate-binding protein; this encodes MERRSFVKTAAAMAMSAPVAFAVSKSRAENKKFTIALIPGLTTDAFYITMRKGAEAAAKAVGAEIVFQGAPDFNPVTQVPVLDAIIAKKPDAILIAPTDKDQLVQPMKKAADAGIPIITVDTFIGNGKYQTGSGDADFPLAYVASDNVLGGAIAARALAKAIGEKGKVYVSNVKPGISTTDQREEGFKAEMKKYPNVKVLETQFNDDDANKAASQLQAVFARNPDLDGVFGANLFSALGAANGVQQAGQTGKIKVAAFDAPTSIVDNLKSGLVDFAIAQHPAEIGYFGVICAHAHLTGNSIPTAIGTGFTVIDKSNVAEAAVARFIYSD
- a CDS encoding ABC transporter permease subunit — encoded protein: MPKQQIVPPGTIPHVAPQADHADVRKSVVQRIAQLRAWLFLAALIIIFEIWARLDFGGTFVGSSFNWQSVAVFAVAPLLLAIGQTFVIISGGIDLSAGFIMGLAAVVAAHVTNIAGLYTPLEVAMIVGIFAAMLAAAVPGIINGLLISRLKVPPFIGTLGMYGVARGAAFLLAGGTTVPVKNSYFAELGNGRFFGFPDLVLVTIIFVLIMHYLLSQTRFGQHNYAVGANAQAARRAGIDIKSHLLRLYTLSAVCAGLGGALYAARFTAGAAQAGEPLLLDSVAAVVIGGASLFGGSGTIIGTVAGALVIAVIQYGLVFMNVEPFWQFIAVGIVIIISVLIDQAQRRFSGGKQDE